ATCCGCATGGTTGCTGATGGTCGTAACCGGAATGCGACACTCGTCAACGATGCGCTGACCCCACTCCGAGTCCACGGTGACAACGGCGCGCCGGGCACGGTCCGGGGTGAAGAGTTCTTGCTTGGCCTGAAAGTAGTCCTCCATGGCCGTGTAGTCGTCGAGGTGGTCGTGGCTGAGATTGGTGAACCCCGCCACGTCAAAGACAATGCCATCCACGCGGTGACGACTCAACGCCTGGGCCGAGACCTCAATTCCAACGGCGCGAACGTCGGCTTCACGCATGCGAGCAAGAAGCGCGTGCAGCTCGCTGGCCTCGGGCGTTGTCAGCGAGCTTGTGACGGCCAGATCACCAATGCGGCGCTCAGCTGTGGAGGTGAGCCCGGAGGTGACACCCAACTGATTCAGAATGCCGAACAGGAGATAGACCACGCTGGTCTTGCCGTTGGTTCCCGTGACAGAGAACAGCGTGGCAGGATTTTCTTCGGTGCGATAGATCCACGCGGCGACGGTACCCAGGGCAGCGCGAGCGCTTTCTGTCACGATGATCGGCAGACCACTGTCGGCGGCTAACCGGGCCCCGGCTTCGTCCGTGAGGAGAGCCACGGCACCGGCTTCCCGTGCCGCGGATGCGTAGGACGCGCCGTGGCTGTGTTGCCCGGCAACCCCCACGTAGAGGTCGCCAGGTTGCACCGTGCGGGAGCTGAGGCTCACTCCGGTCACGAGGAGATGGGCGATATCGCCTTGGGCATCAAGATTAAATGCATCGACCAGGTCCGACAACGACCGCGGAACGGGATGCTGGGGACGGAGAGCCGAGGGTGCCAATTCGGTCACGAGGCTCACTTTCTTACCGGGAGGTGGGGAGGACAGGGGCTGGATCTCCCGAGGGCACCGCCCGATACTTTTTCAACACCTGGCTCATAACCTCTTGAAAGATCGGAGCGGGTGCGGCGGACGTGTTCAGTTTAACAGGGTCGGCCAGACTGACCGAAACGACATATCGCGGATCGTCGGCCGGAGCGAACCCCGAAACCGACACGAGGTAGCCCTTGGTATACCCGCCGTTGCCATCCGG
This sequence is a window from Cryobacterium sp. CG_9.6. Protein-coding genes within it:
- a CDS encoding UDP-N-acetylmuramoyl-L-alanyl-D-glutamate--2,6-diaminopimelate ligase, with protein sequence MTELAPSALRPQHPVPRSLSDLVDAFNLDAQGDIAHLLVTGVSLSSRTVQPGDLYVGVAGQHSHGASYASAAREAGAVALLTDEAGARLAADSGLPIIVTESARAALGTVAAWIYRTEENPATLFSVTGTNGKTSVVYLLFGILNQLGVTSGLTSTAERRIGDLAVTSSLTTPEASELHALLARMREADVRAVGIEVSAQALSRHRVDGIVFDVAGFTNLSHDHLDDYTAMEDYFQAKQELFTPDRARRAVVTVDSEWGQRIVDECRIPVTTISNHADIPADWRMSVVGENASYTEFVLEGPAGRRLQTRVPLMGWYMAANAALAIVMLVESGFDLDHIAHVLERDGGITAYIPGRAELISGPTGPLVYVDYGHSPDAFLNTLAAIRKFTPGRLIMLFGADGDRDPTKRDDMGAIAARGADVVIVTDFHPRYEDPARIRATLLAAARAAVPDGEFYEVANPQAAFRKALSLAGEGDAILYAGPGHENYHEVAGVKIPYSARDDSREALRDAGWL